In one Brevibacterium sp. CBA3109 genomic region, the following are encoded:
- a CDS encoding TetR/AcrR family transcriptional regulator codes for MVPKSVLPPVADGLAPVADGSAPAAGTSRAAAKAARREQLLSVAKNLYAQHGFHGVRLDDLGKGAGISAPAVYRHFDSKEAVLEELLVGISQYLNSGGDAIITRHDNDSSTSALIELIDFHVAFAMSEPELIRIQDRDLAALPETSRRTVRRLQRSYVSQWSEVVARANPGWSLDAATVRVHAVFGMINSTPYQARRSSAEVVGVELRAAARAALGIA; via the coding sequence ATGGTGCCGAAGTCGGTGCTGCCGCCAGTGGCGGACGGGTTAGCGCCGGTCGCAGACGGGTCAGCGCCAGCGGCAGGGACTTCCCGGGCCGCAGCGAAGGCAGCGCGACGTGAACAGCTGCTGTCGGTGGCGAAGAATCTCTACGCCCAACATGGCTTCCACGGAGTCCGTCTCGATGACCTGGGCAAGGGTGCGGGGATCTCTGCACCGGCGGTCTATCGTCATTTCGATTCGAAGGAAGCGGTCCTCGAGGAGCTCCTCGTCGGTATCTCCCAATATCTGAACTCGGGTGGGGACGCGATCATCACGCGCCATGACAACGACTCGTCCACCTCGGCGCTCATCGAGCTCATCGACTTCCATGTCGCCTTCGCCATGAGCGAACCCGAACTCATTCGCATTCAGGACCGGGACCTGGCTGCACTGCCCGAGACCTCACGGCGCACCGTTCGTCGCCTGCAGAGAAGCTATGTCAGCCAGTGGTCTGAGGTCGTGGCGCGGGCCAATCCGGGATGGTCGCTCGATGCGGCGACCGTGCGTGTGCATGCGGTCTTCGGCATGATCAATTCGACCCCGTACCAAGCCCGACGCTCAAGCGCCGAGGTGGTCGGGGTCGAATTGCGGGCCGCCGCTCGGGCAGCACTGGGTATCGCCTGA
- a CDS encoding carboxyl transferase domain-containing protein: MRAVGTAVSPATGQANADAHAELIAELRERIRVTALGGPEKSRQRHIDRGKLLPRERVEGLLDPGTAFLELSPLAANGMYDDASPGAGIITGIGRVNGRECVIVANDATAKGGTYYPVTVKKHLRAQEVAKENSLPCIYLVDSGGANLPNQDDVFPDREHFGRIFYNQATLSAAGIPQLAAVLGSCTAGGAYVPAMADESIIVSEQGTIFLGGPPLVKAATGEEVSAEDLGGGALHSRVSGVTDHLAANDSHALEIMRDIVSTLGPKSAANWDVIEPREPNHAAEELTSVVPVDSRTPYDVHEVIARLVDGSEFHEFKAEYGTSLITGFAHLDGHPVGIVANNGILFGESAQKGAHFIELCDQRSVPLIFLQNISGFMVGRDYEAGGIAKHGAKMVNAVATARVPKFTVVIGGSFGAGNYSMCGRAYSPRFLWMWPNARISVMGGEQAASVLSTVKRDQIEGRGETWSAEEEDTFKQPVRDQYEAQGNPYYSTARLWDDGIIEPSDTRQVLSLALELARFGPMERPLNASGYGVFRM; this comes from the coding sequence ATGAGAGCAGTGGGAACTGCGGTCAGTCCGGCGACGGGGCAGGCGAACGCCGATGCCCACGCCGAACTCATCGCTGAACTCCGGGAACGCATCCGGGTCACGGCCCTGGGTGGACCCGAGAAATCCAGGCAACGCCATATCGATCGAGGCAAGCTGCTTCCGCGCGAGCGCGTCGAAGGCCTCCTCGACCCGGGCACAGCGTTCCTCGAACTTTCGCCTCTGGCCGCCAACGGCATGTACGACGATGCCAGCCCCGGAGCAGGGATCATCACGGGCATCGGCCGCGTCAACGGACGCGAATGCGTCATCGTGGCCAATGACGCCACGGCCAAGGGCGGAACCTATTATCCCGTCACGGTGAAGAAGCATCTGCGCGCCCAGGAAGTCGCGAAAGAGAACAGCCTTCCCTGCATCTACCTCGTCGACTCCGGCGGAGCCAACCTCCCCAACCAGGACGACGTATTCCCCGACCGGGAGCACTTCGGCCGCATCTTCTACAACCAGGCCACACTCTCCGCCGCAGGCATCCCGCAGCTGGCGGCCGTGCTCGGCTCCTGCACTGCCGGCGGTGCCTATGTGCCGGCAATGGCCGATGAGTCGATCATCGTGAGTGAACAGGGCACCATCTTCCTCGGTGGCCCACCCCTGGTGAAGGCCGCCACCGGTGAGGAAGTCTCGGCCGAGGACCTCGGCGGAGGAGCACTCCACTCGCGCGTCTCCGGCGTCACCGACCACCTCGCTGCCAATGACTCCCACGCCCTGGAAATCATGCGTGACATCGTCTCCACGCTGGGACCGAAGTCGGCGGCCAACTGGGACGTCATCGAGCCCCGGGAACCCAACCATGCTGCCGAGGAACTGACCTCGGTGGTGCCCGTCGACTCGAGAACTCCCTACGATGTCCACGAAGTCATCGCCCGCCTCGTCGACGGTTCCGAATTCCACGAATTCAAGGCCGAGTACGGCACCAGCCTCATCACCGGCTTCGCCCACCTCGACGGACACCCGGTGGGCATCGTGGCAAACAACGGCATTCTCTTCGGCGAATCCGCTCAGAAGGGCGCGCACTTCATCGAACTCTGCGACCAGCGCAGCGTGCCACTGATCTTCCTGCAGAATATCTCCGGCTTCATGGTGGGCCGTGACTACGAAGCCGGCGGCATCGCCAAACACGGGGCAAAGATGGTCAACGCCGTCGCCACAGCCCGCGTGCCCAAGTTCACCGTCGTCATCGGCGGCTCCTTCGGCGCCGGAAACTACTCGATGTGCGGCCGTGCCTACAGCCCCCGCTTCCTGTGGATGTGGCCCAATGCACGCATCTCCGTCATGGGCGGCGAACAGGCCGCCAGCGTTCTCTCGACGGTCAAGCGCGATCAGATCGAAGGCCGTGGCGAGACCTGGAGTGCCGAGGAAGAGGACACGTTCAAGCAGCCAGTCCGGGACCAGTACGAAGCCCAGGGCAATCCGTACTACTCGACGGCTCGGCTCTGGGACGATGGAATCATCGAACCCTCCGACACTCGTCAGGTGCTGTCCCTGGCACTCGAACTCGCCCGTTTCGGACCCATGGAACGCCCGCTGAATGCCAGCGGCTACGGCGTTTTCAGAATGTGA
- a CDS encoding acetyl-CoA carboxylase biotin carboxylase subunit — protein MFNTVLIANRGEIALRVIRTCRRLGIRTVAVYSDADAHAAHVKAADTAVHLGPAQASESYLRIDKVIAAANATGAEAIHPGYGFLSENAEFSAACEAEGIVFLGPGAEAIRIMGDKITAKNAVSQRGVPLVPGTKDAAMSNDSLVTAAADIGFPVLIKPSAGGGGKGMHAVFEPSELPAALDTARREAASSFGDDTLFLERLVATPRHIEVQVMADAHGNVIHLGERECSLQRRHQKVIEEAPSALLDEATRARIGQAACETAKSVGYRGAGTVEFIVGADRPDEFFFMEMNTRLQVEHPVTEEVTGVDLVELQLRVGAGEELTLAQDDVTMTGHAIEARIYAEDPSRGFLPTGGRALDVVFPEGEGIRVDAGLEAGQTIASDYDPMIAKLIVHAPDRGAAIARLDAALAASAVPGIVTNIDFLRTLITLDEVVSGNLDTSLIDRLDEDQLAHTASQIDRQIAAAAVLVTGGKAGTEFTGTLASADLSGAAGNLANAGGSAAASAWGRPSAWRTSRPDFRARVSLTSGGEAATVESLVDDVTIDDSGLWHVLVADTQYTARVFSDARDRSIWVSSDRGVYAFTRPQADTSLTPGLDGAEVLAPMPGSVVEVRVESGARVEQGDPIVVVEAMKMEHVLTAPAAGIVTVTAVQGVQVGLDEVLATVVDEAAADAADASTDASTAAESAN, from the coding sequence ATGTTCAATACCGTACTCATCGCCAATCGCGGCGAAATCGCACTGCGCGTCATCCGCACCTGCCGCCGACTGGGCATCAGAACAGTCGCTGTCTACTCCGATGCCGACGCCCATGCCGCCCACGTCAAGGCCGCCGACACCGCCGTGCACCTGGGACCGGCACAGGCCTCCGAGTCCTACCTGCGCATCGACAAGGTCATCGCCGCAGCGAATGCCACCGGCGCCGAGGCGATCCACCCCGGCTACGGGTTCCTGTCCGAGAACGCCGAGTTCTCCGCCGCCTGTGAGGCGGAAGGAATCGTCTTCCTCGGCCCCGGAGCCGAAGCCATCCGCATCATGGGTGACAAGATCACGGCTAAAAATGCCGTGTCTCAGCGTGGAGTCCCGCTGGTGCCCGGCACCAAGGACGCTGCCATGTCCAACGATTCGCTTGTCACAGCGGCCGCCGACATCGGCTTCCCCGTGCTCATCAAGCCCTCCGCCGGTGGTGGCGGCAAGGGCATGCACGCTGTCTTCGAACCCTCCGAGCTGCCTGCGGCTCTGGACACCGCGCGCCGTGAAGCCGCGAGCTCCTTCGGAGACGACACGCTGTTCCTCGAACGCCTCGTCGCGACCCCGCGTCATATCGAGGTTCAGGTCATGGCCGATGCGCACGGCAACGTCATCCACCTCGGTGAACGTGAGTGCTCGCTGCAGCGACGCCATCAGAAGGTCATCGAAGAAGCGCCCTCGGCACTGCTGGATGAGGCGACCCGTGCGCGGATCGGTCAGGCGGCCTGCGAGACCGCGAAGTCCGTGGGCTACCGGGGGGCGGGCACCGTCGAATTCATCGTCGGCGCCGACCGCCCCGACGAGTTCTTTTTCATGGAAATGAACACCCGTCTGCAGGTCGAGCACCCGGTCACCGAAGAGGTCACCGGCGTTGATCTCGTCGAACTCCAGCTGCGTGTCGGTGCCGGCGAAGAGCTGACGCTGGCCCAGGACGACGTCACGATGACCGGGCATGCGATCGAGGCGCGTATCTATGCGGAGGACCCTTCCCGCGGATTCCTGCCCACCGGTGGCCGTGCGCTCGATGTCGTCTTTCCTGAGGGTGAGGGCATCCGCGTCGATGCCGGGCTCGAAGCCGGGCAGACGATCGCCTCGGACTACGACCCGATGATCGCCAAACTCATCGTCCACGCCCCGGACCGCGGCGCCGCGATCGCCCGTCTCGATGCCGCGCTTGCCGCCTCGGCGGTGCCCGGGATCGTGACGAACATTGATTTCCTGCGCACGCTCATCACCCTTGACGAGGTGGTTTCGGGTAACCTCGACACCTCGCTCATCGACCGTCTCGACGAGGACCAGCTCGCACACACCGCGAGCCAGATCGACCGGCAGATCGCAGCCGCAGCCGTGCTCGTCACCGGCGGCAAGGCTGGAACCGAGTTCACGGGCACACTGGCCTCGGCGGATCTGTCCGGGGCTGCAGGGAACCTGGCCAATGCTGGAGGCTCAGCGGCCGCCTCGGCGTGGGGCAGGCCCTCTGCCTGGCGGACCTCGCGTCCGGACTTCCGTGCGAGGGTCTCCCTGACCTCGGGCGGGGAGGCAGCCACGGTCGAATCTCTCGTCGACGATGTCACGATCGATGACAGCGGCCTCTGGCACGTGCTCGTCGCCGATACTCAGTACACGGCCCGCGTGTTCTCCGATGCTCGGGATCGCAGCATCTGGGTCAGCAGCGACCGCGGAGTCTACGCGTTCACCCGTCCCCAGGCCGATACGTCCCTGACCCCGGGTCTTGACGGCGCCGAGGTGCTTGCCCCGATGCCCGGCTCCGTCGTCGAGGTCCGGGTCGAGTCCGGAGCCCGCGTTGAACAGGGTGATCCGATCGTCGTCGTCGAAGCGATGAAGATGGAGCACGTGCTCACCGCGCCGGCTGCGGGAATCGTCACCGTCACCGCAGTCCAGGGTGTCCAGGTCGGACTCGACGAAGTGCTCGCGACGGTCGTCGATGAAGCCGCAGCGGACGCAGCAGACGCCTCCACAGACGCAAGCACAGCAGCAGAATCAGCCAACTGA
- a CDS encoding acyl-CoA dehydrogenase family protein, translating into MTAFVPGMLPEEYEDLRLGVAKFADEEVAPVSAELDAKHEFPYELVAKMGEMGLFGLPFDEEYGGMGGDYFALTLAIEEIARVNQSLAITLEAGVSLGAMPIYRFGTEEQKREWLPGLTDASGLAAFGLTEPEAGSDAGGTRTKATLENGTWTVNGGKCFITNSGTDITRLVTATAVTGTRTSKSGREVPEISTIMIPTGTPGFTAEPAYDKVGWNSSDTHPLTFDNVQVPEENLLGERGRGYANFLRILDEGRIAVGALSVGAAQGCVDESVKYAKERQAFGKPIADFQGISFKIARMEARVVAARSAYYLAASRMMAGLPFKKEAAIAKMIAGEAAMDNARDATQIHGGYGFMNEYLVARHYRDSKILEVGEGTTEVQLMLIARELGI; encoded by the coding sequence ATGACAGCTTTCGTTCCGGGCATGCTGCCCGAAGAATACGAAGACCTGCGACTTGGCGTCGCAAAGTTCGCCGACGAAGAGGTTGCACCCGTGTCCGCCGAACTCGACGCCAAACACGAGTTCCCCTACGAACTCGTTGCGAAGATGGGCGAGATGGGCCTCTTCGGCCTGCCCTTCGACGAAGAGTACGGCGGCATGGGCGGAGACTACTTCGCCCTGACCCTGGCCATCGAAGAGATCGCCCGCGTCAACCAGTCACTGGCGATCACGCTGGAAGCCGGAGTCTCCCTGGGGGCAATGCCGATCTACCGCTTCGGCACCGAAGAGCAGAAGCGCGAATGGCTGCCGGGGCTCACCGACGCCTCCGGGCTCGCTGCCTTCGGCCTGACCGAACCCGAAGCCGGCTCCGATGCCGGCGGCACGCGGACCAAGGCGACGCTGGAGAACGGCACGTGGACGGTCAACGGCGGCAAGTGCTTCATCACGAACTCGGGCACCGACATCACCCGCCTGGTCACGGCCACAGCGGTGACCGGAACCCGAACCTCCAAGTCCGGTCGCGAGGTCCCCGAGATCTCGACCATCATGATTCCGACGGGAACCCCCGGCTTCACCGCCGAGCCGGCCTATGACAAGGTCGGCTGGAACTCCTCGGACACACACCCGCTGACCTTCGACAATGTGCAGGTGCCTGAAGAGAACCTGCTGGGCGAGCGGGGACGCGGCTATGCGAACTTCCTCCGCATCCTCGACGAGGGACGTATCGCCGTTGGAGCACTCTCCGTCGGCGCCGCACAGGGATGTGTCGACGAATCCGTGAAGTACGCGAAGGAACGCCAGGCCTTCGGCAAGCCGATTGCGGACTTCCAGGGCATCTCGTTCAAGATCGCCCGGATGGAAGCCCGCGTCGTCGCCGCTCGCTCCGCCTACTACTTGGCGGCCTCTCGCATGATGGCGGGACTGCCGTTCAAGAAGGAAGCCGCGATCGCGAAGATGATCGCTGGTGAGGCCGCGATGGACAACGCCCGCGATGCGACTCAGATCCATGGTGGCTACGGCTTCATGAACGAATACCTCGTCGCCCGCCACTACCGCGACTCGAAGATCCTCGAAGTCGGGGAGGGCACCACCGAGGTTCAACTCATGCTCATCGCCCGCGAACTCGGCATCTGA
- the cls gene encoding cardiolipin synthase, translating to MQLDLSVVGAILGVSWIVAEYLVKIIAIGVVPENRRPSSSSAWLLLILFVPIVGIPLFLMLGSPYINHRRARIQADADELLHEGADELPDVPPSLQAPREFVSIAQLGRRLTALPMVTGNSHGVISDYEASIERMAELVDEAREYVHVEIYIMAWDSTTDVFFRALERAAARGVKVKVLFDHIGSRKYPGFHRLGRRLTKVGIQWHLMLPFIPWRAKLRRIDLRNHRKLLVVDGKKAMMGSQNMIDSSYLQKKNVAIGRHWHDIMVELSGPIVAAVEAVFATDWYSESGEALGIRTYDGEFHEADVGGATSAMQLVPSGPGFTTEPNLKVFTSLMYLAQTRLAIVSPYFVPDESLLAAVITAARRGVDVELYVSEKADQFMVDYAQSSYYRSLLEAGVRIFLYPKPQVLHTKCFVVDDEYAVMGSSNMDMRSFGLNYEISLLTTGGDLVDDITEVVADYERASRELSLEEWEQRPLIRRYLESVMRLTSALQ from the coding sequence GTGCAGTTGGATCTCAGCGTCGTGGGCGCCATCCTCGGTGTGAGCTGGATCGTCGCCGAATACCTGGTGAAGATCATCGCCATCGGCGTCGTCCCGGAGAACCGCAGGCCCTCGTCATCATCGGCCTGGCTGCTGCTGATCCTGTTCGTTCCGATCGTCGGCATTCCGCTGTTCCTCATGCTCGGCAGCCCCTACATCAACCACCGTCGGGCCCGGATCCAAGCCGATGCCGATGAACTCCTGCACGAAGGCGCCGACGAACTGCCCGATGTGCCCCCGTCCCTGCAGGCTCCGCGAGAATTCGTGTCGATCGCGCAGCTTGGCCGCCGGCTCACCGCGCTGCCGATGGTCACCGGCAACAGCCACGGTGTCATCTCCGACTATGAGGCCAGCATCGAGCGGATGGCCGAGCTCGTCGATGAGGCCCGCGAATACGTGCATGTCGAGATCTACATCATGGCCTGGGACTCCACGACCGACGTGTTCTTCCGTGCGCTCGAACGGGCCGCGGCACGCGGGGTGAAGGTCAAGGTTCTCTTCGACCACATCGGCTCCCGGAAATATCCCGGCTTCCACCGCCTGGGCAGACGCCTGACCAAGGTCGGCATCCAGTGGCACCTGATGCTTCCCTTCATCCCTTGGCGCGCCAAGCTGCGGCGCATCGATCTGCGCAATCACCGAAAGCTGCTCGTCGTCGACGGGAAGAAGGCGATGATGGGCTCGCAGAACATGATCGATTCCTCGTATCTGCAGAAGAAGAACGTGGCCATCGGTCGGCATTGGCACGACATCATGGTCGAACTCAGCGGACCCATCGTCGCCGCTGTCGAAGCCGTGTTCGCCACCGACTGGTACTCCGAAAGCGGAGAGGCCCTGGGGATCAGGACCTACGACGGTGAATTCCATGAAGCCGATGTGGGCGGGGCGACGAGTGCCATGCAGCTCGTTCCCTCGGGCCCCGGCTTCACCACCGAACCGAACCTCAAGGTCTTCACCTCACTGATGTATCTGGCGCAGACTCGGCTGGCGATCGTCAGCCCGTACTTCGTCCCCGACGAGTCTCTGCTGGCCGCTGTCATCACCGCAGCTCGGCGCGGGGTCGACGTCGAGCTCTACGTCAGCGAGAAGGCCGATCAGTTCATGGTCGACTACGCCCAGTCCTCCTATTACAGGTCACTGCTTGAGGCAGGTGTGCGCATCTTCCTCTACCCGAAGCCACAGGTGCTGCACACGAAGTGCTTCGTCGTCGATGACGAGTACGCGGTGATGGGATCGTCGAATATGGACATGCGCTCCTTCGGCCTCAACTACGAGATCAGCCTGCTGACGACCGGGGGAGACCTCGTCGATGACATCACCGAGGTGGTGGCCGACTACGAGCGTGCCAGCCGTGAGCTCTCCCTCGAGGAATGGGAACAGCGGCCCCTGATCCGACGCTACCTCGAGTCCGTGATGAGACTGACCTCGGCACTGCAGTGA
- a CDS encoding helix-turn-helix domain-containing protein — translation MVESGEPAAQLARDRGISRVTFYR, via the coding sequence TTGGTCGAGAGCGGAGAACCGGCGGCGCAGCTAGCGCGTGATCGCGGAATATCGCGGGTGACTTTCTATCGGTGA
- a CDS encoding DUF2332 domain-containing protein, translating into MEDRVAKGYKRFAELEALGISDTYYDWAVGISNDPTVRTLIADLPGNKKQPNLVFAAARFVGAPLEPYSEFGKWLVDHWGEVAPVIMERSTQTNEAARCAVLLPLLSELRGPLALIEVGASAGLTLYPDRYSYRYRDDDSTTQFVHPASGPSRVEIPCVIDSASVPSALPEVAWRAGIDLNPLDVNNQEQLDWLEALIWPEHDERRERLREAAKIVANDPPLLVEGDLVDELPDLVAQAPQGANVVVFHSAVLNYLPESHRHRFVELIKSLDNVTWVSNEGAGVLPSVSSQISLDIQGRTILAHNGSPYALVGPHGQSFQRV; encoded by the coding sequence ATGGAAGATCGCGTAGCGAAAGGCTATAAGAGGTTTGCCGAGCTTGAAGCGCTAGGTATTTCCGATACGTATTACGACTGGGCTGTAGGTATCTCGAATGACCCGACGGTCAGGACGCTAATTGCCGACCTGCCTGGAAACAAGAAGCAGCCCAACCTTGTTTTCGCCGCTGCTCGTTTTGTCGGTGCACCGCTAGAGCCTTATTCCGAATTTGGTAAGTGGCTAGTAGATCACTGGGGTGAAGTTGCGCCAGTTATTATGGAGCGGTCAACTCAAACGAACGAGGCAGCGCGCTGCGCAGTTCTGCTGCCGTTGCTCTCAGAACTCAGAGGACCGTTGGCGCTCATCGAAGTTGGAGCATCGGCAGGACTCACGCTTTACCCCGATAGATACAGCTATCGGTACAGGGATGATGATTCGACTACCCAATTCGTCCATCCAGCTTCAGGGCCCAGTCGAGTCGAAATACCTTGTGTCATAGACAGCGCTAGCGTGCCTTCAGCTCTTCCCGAGGTTGCATGGCGGGCCGGAATCGACCTGAATCCGCTTGACGTGAACAATCAGGAACAACTCGACTGGCTCGAAGCACTCATCTGGCCAGAACATGATGAACGACGCGAACGGTTGCGCGAAGCGGCTAAAATCGTGGCGAACGATCCCCCGCTTCTCGTCGAAGGCGACCTGGTTGATGAGTTACCAGATCTTGTCGCGCAGGCTCCGCAGGGCGCGAACGTTGTCGTCTTCCATAGCGCGGTTCTGAACTATTTGCCCGAATCCCATCGACACCGCTTCGTTGAACTGATCAAATCGTTGGACAACGTAACCTGGGTTAGCAACGAAGGTGCCGGTGTACTGCCGTCTGTTAGCTCTCAGATCAGCTTAGATATTCAAGGGCGCACCATCCTTGCCCATAACGGAAGTCCCTACGCCCTTGTCGGGCCACACGGGCAGAGTTTTCAACGGGTGTAG
- a CDS encoding recombinase family protein yields the protein MRLLGYTRVSTAGQDAQLQLDALVGAGVQKRDVFSDVTSGSKTAKQRPGMRQLLEYAEDGDTVVVWRIDRLGRSLLDVLATVNHLRDRGVKVRSVSDNIDPETSSGRMMLGMLATLAEYERELITERVNAGIAVAKQNGTKFGRPPVNPDDIAQKLSIAEDARAKGRTARDAARLVGWSRATLYRHRQAAGSDDALAGPV from the coding sequence ATGAGACTTCTGGGATACACGCGAGTCAGTACTGCCGGACAAGATGCGCAGCTCCAACTCGATGCACTCGTCGGTGCGGGAGTCCAGAAACGAGATGTTTTCTCAGACGTAACCTCTGGGAGCAAGACGGCAAAACAGCGACCTGGAATGAGGCAGCTGCTTGAATATGCCGAAGACGGAGACACGGTCGTCGTGTGGCGCATCGACCGCCTTGGCCGTTCGCTCCTTGATGTTCTGGCGACCGTGAACCACCTCCGGGACCGAGGCGTGAAGGTTCGATCTGTCTCAGACAACATCGACCCCGAGACTTCATCGGGTCGGATGATGTTGGGAATGCTCGCCACTTTGGCTGAGTATGAACGTGAGCTCATCACCGAACGCGTCAACGCGGGCATTGCCGTAGCCAAGCAGAACGGAACGAAATTCGGCAGGCCGCCGGTGAACCCGGACGACATCGCCCAGAAGCTCTCTATCGCTGAAGACGCCCGTGCCAAGGGACGCACCGCTAGAGATGCGGCACGCTTGGTGGGCTGGTCGAGAGCCACCTTGTATCGACACCGTCAGGCTGCCGGCTCTGACGACGCACTGGCGGGGCCGGTGTGA
- a CDS encoding AraC family transcriptional regulator: protein MDSYPKNHELGRIDDLLLEDSYALSRDVPLNLPAIQRAWPEFESSFDSLRGRRMMGLFYDDLGVYRMASVRLDRDVNNDLNLDETVVPGGSYLRLRLRGRAPEIYEQIAPAFDVLFAFVDHDASRPHIEYYRRAGEIDCLVPTVSTV from the coding sequence ATGGACTCGTACCCCAAGAACCATGAACTTGGCCGCATCGACGATCTCTTGCTAGAAGACTCCTACGCACTCAGCCGCGACGTACCGCTCAACCTACCGGCAATCCAACGCGCCTGGCCCGAATTCGAAAGCTCTTTTGACTCACTACGAGGTCGGCGAATGATGGGTCTGTTCTATGACGACCTGGGCGTGTACCGGATGGCATCGGTTCGCCTCGACAGAGACGTTAACAACGATCTCAACCTTGATGAAACCGTCGTGCCCGGTGGTTCATATCTGCGATTACGTCTTCGTGGTCGAGCCCCTGAAATATACGAGCAAATTGCGCCAGCCTTCGACGTACTTTTTGCTTTCGTCGACCATGACGCATCGCGACCACACATCGAATATTACCGACGCGCAGGAGAAATCGATTGTCTTGTACCAACCGTCTCTACAGTCTGA
- a CDS encoding NUDIX hydrolase codes for MSEIEPKWETIDRSLVHDGRVILYDHTVALPDGSHTQYEVDASIPFAAAVLLVSGGHVLVTRQYRYPINRWIFDLPAGGAQDDEEPIDTARRELEEEAGIVPISLVPLHTFFLNPGRASWPVHLFFSSEATTSRTASRDDPAEQVSAVWLRVEELDSLIVKGEIVDPALIIARTMAASRELMPPLELLCHQTVETVGTRQSISPARR; via the coding sequence ATGTCAGAGATTGAGCCCAAATGGGAGACCATCGATCGCTCCCTGGTCCACGACGGGCGCGTGATCCTCTACGACCATACTGTGGCTCTGCCTGATGGTTCACATACTCAATACGAAGTCGACGCGAGCATTCCCTTTGCAGCCGCTGTGCTTCTTGTCAGCGGAGGGCACGTGTTAGTCACGCGACAGTATCGTTACCCGATAAATCGCTGGATCTTCGATCTACCTGCCGGCGGAGCCCAAGATGACGAAGAGCCGATAGACACAGCCCGCCGCGAACTCGAAGAAGAAGCGGGGATCGTGCCGATAAGCTTGGTGCCCCTCCATACCTTCTTCTTGAACCCTGGCCGGGCAAGCTGGCCCGTGCACCTCTTCTTTTCGTCAGAGGCAACGACAAGCCGGACCGCGTCTCGGGACGATCCGGCGGAACAGGTTAGCGCTGTTTGGCTACGAGTAGAGGAGCTGGACTCGTTGATCGTCAAAGGTGAGATCGTCGATCCAGCCCTGATTATTGCGCGGACGATGGCCGCTAGCCGCGAACTTATGCCACCTCTTGAACTTCTATGTCATCAGACTGTAGAGACGGTTGGTACAAGACAATCGATTTCTCCTGCGCGTCGGTAA
- a CDS encoding GNAT family N-acetyltransferase: MPNSNRSLAGGSEEWASSLIFSAMTIRSSHEIADTWKYPHPFDFYDATADPDDYHEFVTPTLWPEVFQQIHCHGDLVGFFCAHPILEGTAFELSLGLHPSLTGNGWGHGFVNSCLTWLDDHEYRGRMVLSVASFNMRAIKAYQAVGFVKIRDYAQMTNGGTYDFVEMELVRNT, translated from the coding sequence ATGCCAAACTCAAACCGTTCCCTCGCCGGTGGCAGTGAGGAGTGGGCATCGAGCTTAATTTTCTCCGCAATGACAATTCGATCAAGTCACGAGATTGCCGATACGTGGAAATACCCTCACCCCTTTGACTTCTACGACGCCACAGCGGATCCAGACGACTACCACGAGTTCGTCACACCGACCTTGTGGCCCGAAGTGTTCCAGCAGATCCATTGTCACGGGGATCTGGTGGGATTCTTTTGCGCCCATCCCATCCTTGAGGGCACCGCTTTCGAATTGAGTCTTGGCCTGCACCCGAGCCTGACGGGGAACGGTTGGGGACACGGCTTCGTGAACTCCTGCCTGACTTGGTTGGACGACCATGAATATCGAGGGCGCATGGTGCTTAGTGTTGCCTCATTCAATATGCGCGCCATCAAGGCCTACCAAGCAGTGGGCTTCGTCAAGATTCGTGACTATGCCCAGATGACCAATGGCGGCACCTATGATTTTGTCGAGATGGAACTCGTCCGAAACACGTAA